From the genome of Hominilimicola fabiformis:
ATATAAACATACGTGATCCATTCATATTGCCGTATGAGGGCAAATATTACCTATACGGCTCACGCGGAAGTGAAGTGTGGGAGGACAACGCGACAGGGCTTGACGTATACGTCAGTGACGACCTTGAAAATTGGTCTGAACCAAAAGAGATATTTACGCGAACGGCAGATTTTTGGGCGGACAGACATTATTGGGCGCCCGAAGTCTATGCGTACAACGGCGCATTCTATATGTTTGCGTCATTCAAATCGGCGGACAGATGTCGCGGAACTATGGTGTTAAAGGCAGACAAGCCGGACGGCAAATTTACGGTACACAGTGAGGGTACAATTACACCGCCGGATTGGGAATCGCTTGACGGCACGTTATACATAAGCAAAAGCGGTAAGCCGTATATGATTTTCTGCCATGAATGGGTACAGGTAAATGACGGTGAAATGTGTGCGATTGAAATGAGTGCAGATTTAAAAAGAGCAGTCGGTGAACCGATTTTGTTGTTTAAAGCGAGTGAGGCGAGCTGGATTGCCGAGGCACAGAAAAACAAAGGTATATACGTTACGGACGGTCCGTTTCCGTACAGATGTGATGACGGTACGTTACTTTTGCTATGGTCAAGTATGGGCGAAGAAGGATATACAGAGGCTATTGCAGTGTCGGATAACGGCGACATAGACGGTAATTGGGTACAACGTGACGAACTGCTGTTTAAAAAAGACGGCGGACACGGTATGATTTTCAAAACGTTTGATGACAAATTATTGTTATTATTACATTCGCCGAACAAGCATCCGCTTGAACGTCCTGCGTATTTTGAACTTGAGGATAAAAACGGAATGTTGTATGTGAAATAGGGGAAAAGTGATGAAAAAAACAATATCTATAATTATAATTATTGCGATGTGTGCAATGTTTGCGTCTTGCGGCGGTGTGAAGAACGAAGTATCCGATACAGAACAGCCGACGCTCATGGATACAATGAGCCTTGAAGAAAAAGTCGGACAAATTCTGTTTGTGCGTTGCGTTGAGGACGAACAAACAGATGATTTAATGAGTATAAAACCGGGCGGAATATTGATGTTCGGACGTGACTTTGAGGGACTTACAAAAGACGAAGTAAAAGAAAAAATACAGAGTTATCAAGATAAAAGCGACATACCGCTTATAATCGGTGCGGACGAGGAGGGAGGAACGGTTGTAAGAGTAAGTTCAAACCCTAATCTTGCACCCGAAAAATTCAAGTCGCCGCAAGAGATTTACAATGAGGGCGGAATGGACGCAGTAGTTGAAAATGCAACGGAAAAATCGGAACTCCTTTTGAGCTTGGGAGTTAATAT
Proteins encoded in this window:
- a CDS encoding glycoside hydrolase family 43 protein, giving the protein MKREDINIRDPFILPYEGKYYLYGSRGSEVWEDNATGLDVYVSDDLENWSEPKEIFTRTADFWADRHYWAPEVYAYNGAFYMFASFKSADRCRGTMVLKADKPDGKFTVHSEGTITPPDWESLDGTLYISKSGKPYMIFCHEWVQVNDGEMCAIEMSADLKRAVGEPILLFKASEASWIAEAQKNKGIYVTDGPFPYRCDDGTLLLLWSSMGEEGYTEAIAVSDNGDIDGNWVQRDELLFKKDGGHGMIFKTFDDKLLLLLHSPNKHPLERPAYFELEDKNGMLYVK